In Methanocaldococcus sp., the following are encoded in one genomic region:
- the rad50 gene encoding DNA double-strand break repair ATPase Rad50, whose translation MKIEKIIVRDFRSHEFTKVSFTSGINLIIGQNGSGKSSLLDAILVGLYWPTRPKDLKKDNFLRVNGKSTEITIFFEKDGVKYQVHRNITRNIAFAKYYDNGTWHHVTEANHISVKNWVEKLIPYDIFVNAIYIRQGEIDAILESDESREKVVRKVLGLDKYENAYKNLLEVRKVIESKIKGIEEYLNAMKNIDDMIKEYKNNLNNVIKEIEEISPQIPKIRNEIDALRKKLEKLDKIAKDIENLKEKKSEIEKTLERIDTRVKSLNNSIAERESKVKDLEEKVKELEKIKDDAEKYIELEKFYNEYSEIKSKADREIKGYEGQISQIEERLNELEKKANELKELQEKISEIDKQLKELEEYVKQYEEYLRIKNTIESLRKRLSLDEDNLKELKSEIEKAKLRKEEILNEIREIEKRKGELKNAIREKEKAILELRKAKGKCPVCGSELTEEHRQELIKKYTLEIENYGKELKHLHNREQNLRAEQVRVENILKKEKIIIANEEILNQIKENEEKLSKYNLEELEKKFNKYNNLLSEKNKLEGRLKGIHDELRNKTVLEKRKTYLERKIYEIKNYLQKYNVKLKNLGFENIETLKDEIERLKLIYEKYIKLSDSVKELIKEKNLLENEINELNFLKKKKFEVEKELNDVKEKLENLENSYSKEEHERVRNEYIEKRESLREAETELKNLEKRKEDLSKNLDKLKNEKEKVEIKKKDLENLKKVKEKVQELREKVRKFKNILKEDALAKVGEYASEIFEELTEEKYSNVTVKAKDNKVVLGIVYDGKERELSFLSGGERIALGLAFRLALSLYLAGEIPLLIMDEPTPYLDDERRRRLVDIMECYLKKIPQVIIVSHDEELKDAADKVVRIRLENGVSKVEEVEVC comes from the coding sequence ATGAAAATAGAAAAAATCATTGTGAGGGACTTTCGTTCCCATGAATTTACCAAAGTAAGTTTTACATCTGGAATAAATCTTATAATTGGACAGAATGGTTCTGGAAAAAGTTCTCTACTTGATGCTATTCTTGTTGGATTATACTGGCCCACAAGACCTAAAGACCTTAAAAAAGATAACTTCCTCCGAGTTAATGGGAAGAGTACAGAAATAACGATATTCTTCGAAAAAGATGGAGTAAAGTATCAAGTTCATAGAAACATAACGAGGAATATCGCCTTTGCTAAATACTATGATAATGGCACTTGGCACCATGTAACTGAGGCAAATCACATTTCTGTTAAAAATTGGGTAGAGAAACTAATTCCTTATGACATTTTTGTCAATGCTATTTATATAAGGCAGGGAGAAATTGATGCAATTCTTGAAAGTGATGAAAGTAGAGAAAAAGTTGTGAGAAAGGTGTTAGGGCTTGATAAATATGAAAATGCATATAAAAATCTCCTTGAAGTAAGAAAAGTGATTGAATCAAAAATTAAAGGAATTGAAGAATATTTAAATGCTATGAAAAACATAGATGATATGATTAAAGAGTATAAAAATAATTTAAATAATGTTATTAAAGAGATAGAAGAAATTTCCCCTCAAATTCCAAAAATTAGAAATGAAATTGATGCCCTTAGAAAAAAATTAGAAAAACTTGATAAAATTGCCAAAGATATTGAAAACTTAAAAGAAAAGAAATCTGAAATTGAGAAAACACTTGAAAGAATAGATACAAGGGTAAAATCCCTTAATAATTCCATAGCTGAGAGAGAGTCAAAAGTTAAAGACCTTGAAGAAAAAGTTAAAGAACTTGAGAAAATTAAAGATGATGCAGAAAAGTATATAGAACTTGAAAAATTTTATAATGAATACAGTGAAATAAAATCTAAGGCAGATAGAGAGATTAAAGGTTATGAGGGACAAATATCTCAGATTGAAGAACGACTTAATGAGTTGGAGAAAAAGGCTAATGAACTTAAAGAATTACAAGAGAAAATATCAGAAATTGATAAACAGCTTAAAGAACTGGAAGAATATGTTAAACAGTATGAGGAATATTTAAGAATTAAAAATACTATTGAATCTCTTAGAAAACGGCTTAGTTTAGATGAAGATAATCTAAAAGAACTCAAATCTGAAATTGAAAAAGCCAAATTAAGAAAAGAAGAGATTCTCAATGAAATTAGAGAAATTGAAAAGAGAAAAGGGGAATTAAAAAATGCTATAAGGGAGAAGGAAAAGGCTATTCTTGAACTTAGAAAAGCCAAAGGTAAATGTCCAGTCTGTGGTTCTGAACTAACAGAGGAACATAGACAAGAGTTAATTAAAAAATACACTTTAGAAATAGAGAATTATGGAAAAGAATTGAAACATCTACATAATAGAGAACAAAACCTTAGAGCAGAACAAGTAAGAGTTGAAAATATTTTAAAGAAAGAGAAGATTATTATAGCCAATGAAGAGATTCTCAATCAAATAAAAGAAAACGAAGAGAAACTTTCTAAATATAATCTTGAAGAACTTGAAAAAAAATTTAATAAATATAATAATCTTTTATCTGAAAAAAATAAACTCGAAGGTAGATTAAAGGGTATTCATGATGAATTAAGGAATAAAACTGTATTAGAAAAAAGAAAAACATATTTAGAGAGAAAAATTTATGAAATTAAAAATTATTTACAAAAATATAATGTTAAACTTAAAAATCTTGGATTTGAAAATATAGAAACTTTAAAAGATGAGATTGAGAGATTAAAACTAATTTATGAAAAATATATAAAACTCTCTGATTCAGTTAAAGAATTAATAAAAGAAAAAAATCTACTTGAAAATGAAATAAATGAATTAAATTTCCTTAAAAAGAAAAAATTTGAAGTAGAAAAAGAATTAAATGACGTAAAAGAAAAGTTAGAAAATCTTGAAAATAGTTATAGCAAAGAAGAACATGAAAGAGTTAGAAATGAGTATATTGAAAAGAGGGAATCCCTTAGAGAGGCAGAAACTGAACTTAAAAATCTTGAAAAGAGGAAAGAAGACCTTTCCAAAAACTTAGATAAATTAAAAAATGAAAAAGAAAAAGTTGAAATTAAGAAAAAAGACCTTGAAAACTTAAAGAAAGTTAAAGAAAAAGTTCAAGAACTAAGAGAAAAAGTTAGAAAGTTTAAAAATATCCTCAAAGAAGATGCCTTGGCAAAAGTTGGAGAATATGCAAGTGAAATTTTTGAAGAACTAACAGAGGAAAAGTATTCCAATGTAACTGTAAAGGCTAAAGATAATAAAGTTGTTCTTGGAATTGTTTATGATGGAAAAGAGAGAGAGTTATCCTTCCTTAGTGGTGGGGAAAGAATAGCACTTGGATTAGCTTTTAGACTTGCACTATCTTTATACCTTGCTGGAGAAATCCCATTACTAATAATGGACGAGCCAACACCATATCTTGATGATGAAAGAAGGAGAAGGCTCGTTGATATAATGGAGTGCTACCTTAAAAAAATTCCTCAAGTGATAATAGTTTCTCACGATGAGGAATTAAAAGATGCCGCAGATAAAGTAGTTAGAATTAGACTTGAGAATGGTGTCTCGAAAGTGGAAGAGGTTGAGGTGTGTTAA
- the nurA gene encoding DNA double-strand break repair nuclease NurA, with translation MYRLISKNHADKILKMLTDELKEVEYILNEKIDWKPLPEKRESKVYAIDGSQGKARLSGTIIYTVASYAFGNGKNARFVYTNAMTYNHGISDQIIRLQMETLENMLGSIVGNNEYTILMDGTLTGSLTRPPVYPESVRGITTVMNALGEKCLKKLIDDFINRLNYHYEELEKKLEEKREIYDSVILADDVVEEYSEFYKAMEGYSYRDAPIPSNLKKLKVSLESLMESAEKGKTIEDVIYHYLSEYGEERTLTIEDAKNTIHVVLSYLEYLYSLERLLQRELIYIAKSFYSRKITSKLGINTVDVPFLDVYLLKIYGEEIPGYYVIYDPERDYKKNISHCLPRVLRNYFPTVQEFIEKGVPSAYIRTMKGGVIYLLQSNNLIDDELIGKLLWHENSGYIRPLQKSHEGVKIEQHIFRIELDALMNYLKRKNKELRVFIKYGRSPLE, from the coding sequence ATGTATCGTTTAATTTCAAAAAATCACGCTGATAAAATTTTAAAAATGCTCACCGATGAACTTAAAGAGGTAGAATATATTTTAAATGAAAAAATTGATTGGAAACCTCTACCAGAAAAGAGAGAAAGTAAGGTTTATGCCATTGATGGTAGTCAAGGAAAGGCAAGGCTTAGTGGAACTATTATCTATACTGTTGCATCTTATGCCTTTGGTAATGGAAAAAATGCTCGTTTTGTCTATACTAATGCTATGACATACAATCATGGAATTTCCGACCAAATTATTAGGTTGCAGATGGAAACACTTGAAAATATGCTTGGCTCTATAGTTGGAAATAATGAATATACTATATTAATGGATGGAACTCTTACAGGTTCTTTGACGAGACCTCCAGTTTATCCAGAGAGCGTTAGAGGAATAACTACTGTGATGAATGCTTTAGGTGAGAAATGTTTAAAAAAACTTATTGATGATTTTATCAATAGACTTAATTATCACTATGAAGAACTTGAAAAAAAGCTTGAAGAAAAAAGAGAAATATATGATTCTGTAATATTGGCAGATGATGTTGTAGAAGAATATTCAGAATTTTATAAAGCTATGGAAGGTTATTCATATAGAGATGCTCCAATTCCAAGTAATCTTAAAAAACTGAAAGTTTCATTAGAAAGTCTGATGGAATCTGCTGAAAAAGGGAAGACAATTGAAGATGTTATATATCACTATCTTTCTGAATATGGAGAAGAAAGAACACTAACTATTGAAGATGCTAAAAACACTATCCATGTAGTTTTGAGTTACCTTGAATATCTCTACTCCCTTGAAAGACTTCTCCAAAGAGAACTTATATACATTGCAAAGAGCTTCTACAGTAGAAAAATTACTTCAAAACTTGGCATCAATACAGTTGATGTTCCATTCCTTGATGTATATTTATTAAAAATTTACGGTGAAGAAATTCCGGGATACTATGTTATTTACGACCCAGAAAGAGATTATAAAAAGAATATATCTCACTGCTTACCAAGGGTTTTAAGAAACTACTTTCCAACAGTTCAGGAGTTCATAGAAAAAGGAGTTCCCTCAGCATACATCAGGACGATGAAGGGGGGAGTAATATATTTACTTCAATCTAATAACCTAATTGATGATGAACTAATAGGAAAACTTCTTTGGCACGAAAATAGTGGTTACATAAGACCTCTTCAAAAATCTCATGAGGGAGTAAAGATTGAGCAACATATATTTAGGATAGAACTCGATGCCCTAATGAATTACTTAAAGAGAAAAAATAAAGAGTTGAGAGTTTTCATAAAATATGGTAGGTCTCCTTTGGAGTGA
- a CDS encoding PIN domain-containing protein codes for MYKIVPDTNFLIYVFKHKINFDYEIERAINSKFEIVILSPIKEELEKLLNNPNLKGKEKLSIKLALNKIKNYKVINYEGYADEAILKYALQNKNVIVATNDKELKEKLIENNIPVMVVRQKKYFEVFGML; via the coding sequence ATATACAAAATAGTTCCAGACACAAACTTTCTAATTTATGTTTTTAAACATAAGATTAACTTTGACTATGAAATAGAGAGGGCTATAAACTCAAAATTTGAAATTGTTATATTATCCCCTATAAAAGAAGAGTTAGAAAAGTTATTAAATAATCCAAATTTAAAAGGTAAAGAAAAATTATCTATTAAATTGGCTCTTAATAAAATAAAAAATTATAAAGTAATAAACTATGAAGGTTATGCAGACGAAGCTATTTTAAAGTATGCCCTACAAAATAAAAATGTTATCGTGGCTACGAATGATAAAGAACTTAAAGAGAAATTGATAGAAAATAATATTCCAGTTATGGTGGTTAGGCAGAAAAAATACTTTGAAGTTTTTGGAATGCTATAA